One genomic window of Halorhabdus sp. CBA1104 includes the following:
- a CDS encoding flippase-like domain-containing protein, which translates to MEADRQTTIAGFAGAGIVLAILFWVVGIGEMTAILGRSDPYALIGVVAFSACWMICWGLSMHTVLGAIGAPVGRPTAVLAFSASMFTNAITPFGQAGGEPIAALLISEAADSDYETGLAAIASVDTLHFVPSIGLATVGLGATVVQSVALTQNMYFAGFAVALLGSVFLVGVLLGWLYRQKIERVVVRAFTPLIRRVGAAIPIFEPPTKADIEASIEGFFSSIDRVATSRRALLLASLFSLIGWLSLSVALWLSLLAIGYTVPFVAALVVVPVGSIAAVTPLPGGLGGIEAAFIGLTISTTSVAASVAAAGVVIYRVATYWLPLLVGGSSAAVLGARRRQSD; encoded by the coding sequence ATGGAGGCCGATCGCCAGACGACGATCGCCGGGTTCGCAGGTGCCGGTATCGTGCTGGCAATCCTGTTCTGGGTCGTCGGGATCGGAGAGATGACTGCAATACTCGGGCGCTCGGACCCCTACGCCCTGATTGGTGTCGTCGCGTTTTCGGCGTGCTGGATGATCTGCTGGGGGCTGTCGATGCATACCGTCCTCGGAGCGATCGGCGCACCTGTCGGCCGACCGACGGCGGTGCTTGCGTTCAGCGCGTCGATGTTCACGAACGCGATCACACCGTTCGGGCAGGCAGGTGGGGAACCGATCGCGGCACTGCTCATTTCCGAAGCCGCCGACAGCGACTACGAGACCGGACTGGCAGCGATCGCCAGCGTCGACACCTTACACTTCGTGCCGTCGATCGGTCTCGCAACCGTCGGGCTAGGCGCGACCGTCGTGCAGTCGGTGGCACTAACGCAGAACATGTATTTCGCCGGATTCGCTGTGGCATTGCTTGGCAGTGTCTTCCTCGTTGGCGTCCTGCTCGGGTGGTTGTATCGGCAGAAAATCGAACGTGTCGTCGTGCGTGCATTCACGCCGCTCATTCGACGAGTTGGGGCCGCAATCCCGATATTCGAACCGCCTACGAAAGCCGATATTGAGGCGAGTATCGAGGGGTTCTTCTCGTCGATCGATCGTGTGGCGACGAGTCGACGAGCACTTCTGTTGGCCTCGTTGTTCTCTCTGATCGGCTGGCTGTCGTTGTCGGTCGCGTTGTGGCTGTCGCTGCTGGCGATCGGCTACACCGTCCCGTTCGTCGCTGCGCTGGTCGTCGTCCCCGTCGGAAGTATCGCAGCCGTCACACCGTTGCCGGGTGGGCTTGGTGGGATCGAAGCGGCGTTTATCGGACTCACGATCTCGACGACGAGCGTCGCCGCGTCCGTGGCCGCTGCCGGCGTCGTGATCTATCGAGTGGCGACCTACTGGCTACCGTTGCTCGTCGGTGGGAGTTCTGCTGCGGTTCTGGGCGCCCGGCGGCGACAGTCAGACTGA
- a CDS encoding 30S ribosomal protein S19e yields MATLYDVPAEDLIEAVAEELQAADPIEAPEWLEYTTTGTGRELAPEQDDFWERRAGSLLRKVAVDGPVGVGTLATAYGGTKQGSNRYQVRPSQQADGSRNIVRTALQQLEDAGYVLTAEGEGRRITADGRALLDEIAEDVLEDLDDPALERYA; encoded by the coding sequence ATGGCGACACTCTACGACGTTCCGGCCGAAGACCTCATCGAGGCCGTTGCCGAGGAGCTACAGGCAGCAGACCCAATCGAAGCCCCCGAGTGGCTCGAGTACACCACGACCGGCACGGGCCGCGAACTGGCCCCCGAACAGGACGACTTTTGGGAGCGCCGCGCTGGCAGCCTCCTGCGGAAGGTGGCCGTCGACGGGCCTGTCGGCGTCGGCACGCTCGCGACTGCCTACGGTGGCACCAAACAGGGATCGAACCGCTATCAGGTCCGACCGAGCCAGCAGGCTGATGGCAGCCGCAATATCGTTCGAACGGCTCTTCAGCAGCTCGAGGACGCGGGCTACGTCCTGACTGCTGAGGGTGAAGGGCGACGAATCACCGCCGACGGTCGTGCGCTGCTCGACGAGATCGCCGAGGATGTCCTCGAAGACCTCGACGATCCCGCACTCGAACGGTACGCCTGA
- a CDS encoding DNA-binding protein — MSGEPSDDEMERLREERMEQLREQKEQQQGGDGGGREAAQQRAEAQKKAVLRKHLTDDARKRLNTLKMSKPQVAEQVESQIVAIAQSGRIQGKIDDEKMRQLLEEMTPDSKSFDIKRR; from the coding sequence ATGAGTGGCGAGCCATCCGACGACGAAATGGAACGACTCCGAGAGGAGCGAATGGAACAGCTACGTGAGCAAAAAGAGCAACAACAGGGTGGTGACGGCGGCGGCCGCGAAGCTGCCCAACAGCGCGCCGAGGCCCAGAAGAAAGCAGTCCTCCGCAAACACCTGACCGACGACGCGCGAAAGCGCCTCAACACGCTGAAAATGTCGAAACCCCAGGTCGCCGAGCAAGTCGAGAGCCAGATCGTCGCGATCGCCCAGAGCGGGCGGATCCAGGGCAAGATCGACGACGAGAAGATGCGCCAGTTGCTAGAAGAGATGACGCCCGATTCGAAGAGTTTCGACATCAAACGTCGGTAA
- a CDS encoding asparagine synthase-related protein has product MDLALCFSGGKDSALAALLADPFFDVTLVTASFGLTDATAHAREAANALGFDHETVGLERAIAQQAVERMVEDGYPRNGIQQVHEATLEAVAAAGYDAIGDGTRRDDRAPTVSRPFAQSLEDRHDVEYVVPLAGYGRSAIDTLAAERLAIEQGPSDSLAKGDYEHELRTLLASEHGNSAVAEVFPEHTQSVVRGRRT; this is encoded by the coding sequence ATGGACCTGGCGCTGTGTTTCAGCGGGGGCAAGGATTCGGCCCTGGCCGCGTTGCTCGCAGACCCCTTCTTCGATGTGACGCTCGTGACGGCCTCGTTTGGCCTCACTGACGCGACCGCACACGCCCGTGAGGCTGCCAATGCCCTCGGGTTCGACCACGAGACGGTGGGCCTCGAGCGAGCCATCGCTCAACAAGCGGTCGAACGCATGGTCGAAGACGGCTATCCACGCAACGGTATCCAGCAGGTCCACGAAGCGACTCTCGAAGCGGTAGCCGCGGCTGGGTACGACGCCATCGGCGACGGGACCCGACGTGACGACCGCGCGCCGACGGTATCGCGACCGTTTGCCCAGAGTCTCGAAGACCGTCACGACGTCGAGTACGTTGTGCCCCTCGCTGGCTACGGACGGAGCGCCATCGATACTCTCGCGGCCGAGCGGCTGGCAATCGAACAGGGGCCAAGCGACTCGCTGGCCAAAGGCGATTACGAACACGAACTCCGGACGCTACTGGCAAGCGAACACGGCAACAGTGCCGTCGCTGAGGTCTTTCCGGAACACACCCAGTCCGTCGTCCGGGGTCGCCGAACGTAA